A region of the Mesobacillus jeotgali genome:
GAAGATTTTTTTCTTTTTTAACAATCAATAATGAAAAAGTAGAGAAAAGAACAGAATCATTAGTGAACAGCTCTATTAATAAAGGGGAGGATATTTTTGTCAAAACTTAAAGAGCCATTATGGACCTCTTCATTCATAAAGCTGATGGTCGGGAATCTGTTTGTATTTATGTCCTTTCAGATGCTGATTCCGACTTTGCCACCCTATATAAAGTCAATTGGTGCGAATGGGACCGAGATTGGTCTTGTTACCGCCCTTTTCTCCATTGGGGCTGTGTTGAGCAGGCCATTCATCGGATTCATGCTTGAATACAAACACCGGAGACCGCTTGTTTTGATTGGTGCAGTGCTGCTGCTCTTGATTACATTCCTGTATCCGCTGTCGCAGGTAGTCGTCATTTTCCTGGCGATCAGGCTGTTGCATGGGCTTGCCTGGGGATGGTCTACGACTGTCAATGGCACGGCTGCCGTTGATGTAATCCCCAACTCGCGGCTAGGAGAAGGAATGGGTTATTACGGACTGTCCATCACAATTGGGATGATCATTGCTCCGAGTCTTGGGATATTCTTATTTCAGGTTACGACGTTCGAAAATCTGGTGTACATCTCGGGTGCGCTTGGCGTCATTTCCCTGATCTTGCTCGGAACCGTCAATTATCAAACACCTGAACAGGTTATCAATACAAAAAAGGAAGATTTAAAATTCTCCTATCTTGGCTCACTTATTGAAAAGTCGGGGTGGTTCCCGGCAATGCTGACTTTGCTCATTAATCTCGGGTATGGG
Encoded here:
- a CDS encoding MFS transporter, whose amino-acid sequence is MVGNLFVFMSFQMLIPTLPPYIKSIGANGTEIGLVTALFSIGAVLSRPFIGFMLEYKHRRPLVLIGAVLLLLITFLYPLSQVVVIFLAIRLLHGLAWGWSTTVNGTAAVDVIPNSRLGEGMGYYGLSITIGMIIAPSLGIFLFQVTTFENLVYISGALGVISLILLGTVNYQTPEQVINTKKEDLKFSYLGSLIEKSGWFPAMLTLLINLGYGTIVTFIVIFGEERGIDQIFLFYLCNAILASLSRPVAGKWFDQKGPAGLVILTITITIAGMWVLSFAHSNMMIAIAGVLFGIGFGSLIPTLQSWTLSMTPANRRGVANGMFFSSIDLGIGLSGLIFGVFAQYVELGTLFQISSGFIVLALILTIMKGKQKGEVRLPKKAVS